The genomic DNA CTGAGCTTAAAGCAAAGATACGGCTTGTCCGGTGCCGCCTCAACAATAGTTCCATTGAGCGGCAGATCGACTGTAACAACGATATATTGAGCCGCACCATAGTGGTAGGTTTCCTTACCCAGTAAGGTTTCTTTTCTACCCTGGACAATGATGCAAAGTGTCGGCTCATACACCGAGCAGAGTGCGGTAGGAGCCACAGATTCTCGCATCAGCTCCAGTTGAGCGATCGCCGTCGAATGGATGCCGTTCCCCCTGCCCTCCGTGTGACGGGTCACTAATTGCGTTAGTTCTTGACACGCATCAATTGTAGTCGCGTGCGTTGGGGATTCATCTACCATACTGAGTTTTCCACTTAGGGGCATATTGTTAGACCTCCTTCCCATCGTTTCGCTGCACCTATTATAGAGGGTTCTTTTAAGCACTATTCTCTTGCTTGAGAAAATCAGGCAATGATCTGCGAGATTTATGTATTCAGAGCCTTTTGATCTGAACCTACTATAAATTCATGCTCGAAAGGCAATGAAAGGATAAGGCAATAAAAGAGGGCGACCGATGGCTCAGAAAACAGGACTTATTTTAGGTGCTTATCGTGGAATTGAAGCTGGAATCATAACCGCCATTCTGGCAATAGCGAATTGGTTAACGGCGACTGGCTACGAACAGAATACTTTGCATCGATTCGAGTCAAACCTCAACATACCGAAGCTCAGCGTAGACGTCACCGTTAAGGCTCAGATGTAGAGGGTACTGCGGATTTGTTTCGGCACTTCTAGTCTTTTACTGAACAAGCAATTACCACTGATAGCAGAGTTAAGCGCGCCATAGCAAAGCATGGTGAAGGTGGATTGTGTTGGTGTGAATCAATGGCTGTTCATGACACAGCTTATTGATTAATAGGAGTCTTTTTACTGTCTCTGGAAAATGCAAGGAATTAACTAATGTCACAAAATCAAGGAACTGCTCAATACGAGCAAAATGGACAAACTCATGTTCAAATAATGTCTCCAAAAGAGAGGCAGCATGGCTACGGAGAAGCGATCGAGATACTTGCCTCGAAGATCCGGGGTGAGCTAATCCTTCCTGGCCACCCTGCTTATGAAGCAGGGCGAAAAGTTTGGAATGGTAGCTTTGATCGCTATCCTGCTGCGATCGTTCGCTGCGTGGATGCGGAAGATGTCAGAACTGCCGTCAATATTGCACGTGAGCATGGAATGGCGCTCTCCGTGCGTAGCGGAGGACATAGTGCCGCCGGACATGGCACTAACACCGGTGGGCTGGTGATCGATCTCTCCCAGATGAAGACGATTACGATTGACTCGGTACACCACACAGCCCGTCTGGAACCCGGTCTGACCTGGGGTGAAGTTGCCGAAAAGCTCCAGCCCTTTGGATTGGCATTGACGGCAGGCGACGTTGCCTCCGTGGGTGTAGGTGGTTTGCTGCTCAGCGGCGGCATCGGTTGGATGGTCCGCGCCTATGGTTTAACCATCGATCGCATACAAGCCGTGGAACTGGTTACAGCTGATGGACAATTGGTGCGTGCCAGTGCGGATGAGCATACCGAACTGTTTTGGGGACTGCGCGGCGGCGGTGGCAACTTCGGCATTGCAACGGCTTTCGAGGTAAACCTGCACCCAGGTGGAACGGTTCTGGGCGGTGCCGTCTTTTATGAGGCAACCGAGGCAGAGCGTATCCTGCAAGAGTACACCCGTCTAGCAGCGGCAGCACCCGATGAACTTTCCACTGAAGTTTTGGTCATGCTGGCACCGCCTGCCCCCTTCATTCCCCCCGATAAACAGGGAACCCCAGTCGTCGGGATTATGGTCTGCTACACCGGTGACATCAGCGAGGGTGAGCAGGTTGTCGCTCCCCTCCGTCAGCTTGCCACCCCAATTGCCGACCTGATCGCGCCCATGCCCTATTCAGCTATGTTTGCGCTTACAGCGGTTGGTGAAATCCCTGGCTTTCAGCATCATTCGCGATCGCAATTCTTCGAGACCTTCTCAAACGGGATGATCCACGCGTTCGTTGAAGCATCTCAGTCCATCATGTCCCCCGAAACGCTGATTACCCTGCGAGTCCTGGGTGGCGCGATGAGCCGGGTCGCACCCGAGGCGACAGCCTTTGCTCACCGCGATAAACAGGGCATGGTGTTGGTCTCTCATTTCGCACCGCTGTCGGCCGATGCGGCCAGTCTCGATGCCCGCACCAAGCGAGTCTTTCGAGCGCTCTTACCCTACGCTAACGGGGCTTATGTGGGCTTTCTGGCAGACGAGGGAGAGCGGATTCATGAGGTCTA from Nodosilinea sp. FACHB-141 includes the following:
- a CDS encoding FAD-binding oxidoreductase, with the translated sequence MSPKERQHGYGEAIEILASKIRGELILPGHPAYEAGRKVWNGSFDRYPAAIVRCVDAEDVRTAVNIAREHGMALSVRSGGHSAAGHGTNTGGLVIDLSQMKTITIDSVHHTARLEPGLTWGEVAEKLQPFGLALTAGDVASVGVGGLLLSGGIGWMVRAYGLTIDRIQAVELVTADGQLVRASADEHTELFWGLRGGGGNFGIATAFEVNLHPGGTVLGGAVFYEATEAERILQEYTRLAAAAPDELSTEVLVMLAPPAPFIPPDKQGTPVVGIMVCYTGDISEGEQVVAPLRQLATPIADLIAPMPYSAMFALTAVGEIPGFQHHSRSQFFETFSNGMIHAFVEASQSIMSPETLITLRVLGGAMSRVAPEATAFAHRDKQGMVLVSHFAPLSADAASLDARTKRVFRALLPYANGAYVGFLADEGERIHEVYPPDTYARLVALKNQYDPTNLFDRNQNIKPTATQAMLVTSVNS